ACCGTATTTTCCAGTTCGGCCCGGGTGAACGGCTTGCGTACGACAACATCTACGGCGCCTTCCTCCACGGCTTCCAATCCACTGCCGGTTATCAACACAACAGGCGTATGAGGAGACCTCTCCTTGATGAAAGCGGCGAGGGCCAAACCATTCGCCTCGGGCATGTCCAGGTCCGTGATCACAAGATCGAACGCACCCCGGCCAAAGGTCTTCATGGCTTCCTTGCCGTTGCCGGCCACAACAGCCTCGTGTCCCATGTGTGCAATCAATTCTGAGATCACATATTGTATCGATTGTTCATCATCCACGATCAGTATGCGGTCTCTGGCAGGTGACAGGCCGGTCACTTCTACACCCCCCTCCGAGCGGAAAGAAACGCCTCGTCCGAAACCGGGACACGCGAAATGTCCGGGGATATCAGTT
The sequence above is drawn from the Deltaproteobacteria bacterium genome and encodes:
- a CDS encoding response regulator, translated to MTGLSPARDRILIVDDEQSIQYVISELIAHMGHEAVVAGNGKEAMKTFGRGAFDLVITDLDMPEANGLALAAFIKERSPHTPVVLITGSGLEAVEEGAVDVVVRKPFTRAELENTVQTLLHREDRQWVRTHPRVGQRIDPFETRPRNLNGHGTRETQRSTDHGVQFQDSHSPKQ